A genome region from Halomarina litorea includes the following:
- the pglZ gene encoding BREX-5 system phosphatase PglZ, translating into MPATKTLPECAHDAIETAIDEAADEDPVILWWDDGGYLRDIVEQASTQLRCEFRAAEQTPLELRAEAPRHRTVWYVPQPSSGDVDWFKDVEHTGGVVEQHIGKLAARCFENERLQAATIRTAYEDAEDREKVAQTLYEELNGEGGLPSLQGLQTKIVLDGHDDPVQFVLEHGTRNLPEGDELLKIRDLLVDDGVAAVEGQSDARTIVERTRRWAVAEWLVDEGLDKSLLPQEYQPEPSTGFGISRPELRSVLSKTERKGELANVYLDPTKRFWHDIIRTHDEPWKLADCPVDASLEHRLWDEWTQSFNSGDYETCVTHAKQRHERLEATYGDVPWTHVWEQAIDVARLANELQTWDERGDTSDVVDLYGDVDEGTWQIDNAVFNLVVSGKPEKKLSQEHPATATLDNFRTSLVESQYLEYLTDLGDLVVDQIDAGSPFVGENHAHQFFAEEQEHLQSGQSVALFIIDALRFDLAHELAESIRREIPQLEVEESTWVGTLPSDTEFGKAALTPGSKFSFNIDLNDGELVPERNGREITNYRRQTLLENDGWSYIMRDEDDEVGWSNTRVAYYWNDIDETGEKELTNFEELFSDRIDAISRIICEKLRKGEWDRAYILSDHGFVSLPRHVDIDDLHPPAKAEKVTRRWVAGKNLDDDAPGVLLDEDTHLGYLDEDARVSILADPIQRFRNQGLPDARFYHGGVLPQEFVLNFVTITQE; encoded by the coding sequence ATGCCTGCGACAAAGACCCTCCCAGAGTGCGCCCACGACGCCATCGAGACCGCCATCGACGAGGCAGCCGACGAGGATCCCGTCATTCTCTGGTGGGACGACGGCGGCTATCTCCGCGACATCGTCGAACAAGCCAGCACGCAACTCCGCTGCGAGTTCCGTGCTGCTGAACAGACGCCATTAGAGCTCCGTGCCGAGGCCCCACGCCACCGGACTGTATGGTACGTTCCTCAGCCCAGCAGTGGCGACGTGGACTGGTTCAAGGACGTCGAACACACTGGCGGTGTCGTCGAGCAACACATCGGTAAGCTAGCTGCACGCTGCTTCGAAAACGAACGCCTCCAAGCAGCGACGATTCGCACGGCATACGAGGACGCTGAGGACCGCGAGAAGGTCGCCCAGACGCTCTACGAGGAACTCAACGGCGAGGGTGGCCTCCCGTCACTCCAAGGCCTCCAGACGAAGATCGTGCTGGACGGCCACGACGATCCCGTGCAGTTTGTCCTCGAACACGGGACGCGAAACCTCCCAGAAGGCGATGAACTGCTGAAAATCCGTGACTTGCTGGTCGACGACGGCGTCGCTGCCGTCGAGGGGCAGTCCGACGCTCGCACCATCGTCGAACGAACACGCCGCTGGGCGGTCGCTGAGTGGCTCGTCGACGAAGGACTCGACAAATCGCTGCTCCCGCAGGAGTACCAGCCCGAGCCGAGTACGGGCTTCGGTATCTCGAGGCCCGAACTCCGGTCGGTGCTGAGCAAGACCGAACGGAAAGGGGAGTTGGCGAACGTCTATCTCGACCCAACCAAACGGTTCTGGCACGACATTATTCGCACCCACGACGAGCCGTGGAAACTCGCCGACTGTCCCGTCGACGCCTCGCTCGAACACCGTCTCTGGGACGAGTGGACCCAGTCGTTCAACAGCGGGGACTACGAGACCTGCGTCACCCACGCGAAGCAGCGTCACGAGCGCCTCGAAGCGACGTACGGTGACGTCCCGTGGACGCACGTCTGGGAGCAGGCTATCGACGTGGCACGGCTCGCGAACGAGCTCCAAACCTGGGACGAGCGCGGCGACACGAGCGACGTCGTCGACCTCTACGGTGACGTTGACGAGGGTACCTGGCAGATCGACAACGCCGTGTTCAATTTGGTCGTCTCAGGCAAGCCCGAGAAGAAACTCTCCCAGGAGCATCCGGCGACGGCCACGCTCGATAACTTCCGAACCTCTCTGGTGGAGTCGCAGTACCTGGAGTATCTCACCGATCTTGGCGACCTCGTTGTCGACCAAATCGACGCTGGATCACCGTTTGTCGGTGAGAACCACGCTCACCAGTTCTTCGCCGAAGAGCAAGAACATCTTCAGAGTGGCCAGAGTGTCGCGCTGTTCATCATCGACGCGCTACGCTTCGACCTCGCCCACGAACTCGCAGAATCCATCCGACGCGAGATCCCCCAGCTCGAAGTCGAGGAGAGTACGTGGGTCGGTACGCTCCCATCCGATACCGAGTTCGGGAAGGCTGCGCTCACGCCCGGAAGCAAGTTCAGCTTCAACATCGACCTTAACGACGGAGAGTTGGTCCCAGAGCGAAATGGGCGAGAAATCACTAACTACCGTCGGCAGACGCTCCTCGAGAACGACGGTTGGAGCTACATCATGCGGGATGAAGACGACGAGGTTGGCTGGAGCAACACTCGTGTCGCCTACTACTGGAACGATATCGACGAGACTGGTGAGAAGGAGCTGACGAATTTCGAGGAGCTGTTCAGCGACCGCATCGACGCCATCTCGCGTATCATCTGCGAGAAGTTGCGAAAAGGCGAGTGGGACCGTGCGTACATCCTCTCAGACCACGGCTTCGTCTCGCTCCCGAGGCACGTCGACATCGACGACCTGCATCCGCCAGCTAAAGCGGAGAAAGTCACCCGTCGATGGGTCGCAGGCAAGAATCTCGACGACGATGCACCAGGAGTGTTGCTCGATGAGGATACCCATCTGGGCTATCTTGACGAGGACGCCAGAGTTAGCATCCTCGCCGATCCGATCCAGCGCTTCCGCAATCAGGGACTCCCAGATGCTCGGTTCTACCACGGTGGCGTCCTCCCTCAGGAGTTCGTACTGAACTTCGTCACCATCACGCAGGAATAA
- the pglX gene encoding BREX-5 system adenine-specific DNA-methyltransferase PglX, which produces MDADSLSQRKAQLDKAEREHLEDVVEELRERVENNVSFQLTQKGLDDEPEDSEELDEETQQLVEAIDLEAVDGHTWDEAFEQYVTGVGYTIVNRLAALRCMEVRDFVGEEVTVFKENGLTPAAETLVHEEFLLEDEAILEAYHNVCDELGEEIEILFDRSSAYSLLDPDDDTFEELCRMLDEVPDEVWRADDVLGWVYEYYNTKLLDDLRQKGDRVGLDPEDVPPANQFYTPHWVVRMLTDNSLGKLYLEHTGELQDVVEAQEEFSPDERKNRPLSPEESPDIADFCTYLVPSEEEGEPTDFKHPKELHVIDPACGSGHFLLYAFDVLERIWRAETDLPHEEIPRKILQHNLYGVDLDMRACQLAAFNLYLKGRTRTEAEGADDFEMPEVGIVCADSSVADIDGVEEVFDEVAGDDQKVEGALRRILDAFEEVHGLGSLLDVRGTLGDLFEDDSDVGGVQITLDDDPTESHTLGQVLHSLREAVDEHRDSDSFLAQDLRSFVRLLDILAQDYDVALMNPPYGSRNRMPNVVTSYVNEHYRYRPEFYINFFETCESLVSDDGRVGMLIPRTFMYKSSFEDFRTDFVGSRGSFDFLAEYGIGVLDNATVRTVGSVVRIGADSQQSRGSFYRLHDLSSSKKEEGFLQAAFSGTEEEGVKRSFEVDMDEFRRVPGTPINYWVPASIRRLYESETVFDAINGDLDRKSHGTTKQGLITGNSDRFVRNFWESIDFDWVPLATGGEDAWVIPQANQTVLWEGEGREIRRIQNSRTRTFSVRFDQALAYNRIKETARRFGLLNSDSIFSDTGMVYDPNDSPFKTLAYANSDILTYLALGLTIGRHWNTTEVGKFPWPDELAEADAISDLARQQFYTLVNMRVHDLTSPYYIGPSLLPHTGGSDSFYEHPHAKDALDHISHDIFPKPEQTIQKSSRMAEKLRLKQQSEMEHVASKIDNSLFDALSLGDSDKKQVRQEIFLRTSESPENREVPDPESVPEVPDNIDTQVKDLVHHFAMEAVREEDDGVIPLHGTERQANMLERIVERFEDAYGDYAEDRLVEVDKILGTISATEEAYPNLREFTKNDLFDYHVNTLENTPIIWKLTTERLIADSTDEGFACFVDYHSLDSSLFDRLANRYLEPRKAELRERRSAANRRRGDDSLSTNEQAEAAEQYERCASGLNQISVFEEIIQELGSTDERDFDGEDRQRVEELAPKVATFREETSERVDALAELREREGENWFKDTFSDKFWEAVDEWRDEWLDALDELERACEEYAKPVDEPVEAHLADLFDYFNWRLKGSDHYSSTGILFMTYYFEREGADLLNEDGQPFENLTETESLLASLAMGLDDPSIVDSTYLEAMTDDDESVDDLPPLAEFKALAEEIGDRCKAVDKRIPSDWSDRALSEITTAGYQPNRKHGVEINITPLANAEVVPKTVDDKVL; this is translated from the coding sequence ATGGATGCCGATTCACTCTCTCAACGGAAGGCGCAACTTGACAAAGCCGAACGTGAACACCTCGAAGACGTCGTCGAGGAGTTGCGTGAGCGGGTCGAGAACAACGTCAGCTTCCAACTGACGCAGAAGGGACTCGATGACGAGCCGGAAGATTCTGAGGAGCTAGATGAAGAGACGCAACAGCTCGTCGAGGCGATCGATCTCGAAGCCGTCGATGGCCACACGTGGGACGAGGCGTTCGAACAGTACGTCACGGGTGTCGGGTACACCATCGTCAACCGCCTTGCAGCGCTGCGCTGTATGGAGGTTCGTGACTTCGTCGGCGAGGAAGTAACGGTCTTCAAGGAGAACGGCCTGACTCCGGCCGCCGAGACGCTCGTCCACGAAGAGTTCTTGCTGGAGGACGAGGCCATCCTCGAAGCGTACCACAATGTCTGTGATGAGCTGGGAGAGGAAATCGAGATTCTCTTTGACCGTTCGTCTGCCTACAGCCTGCTTGATCCAGACGACGACACGTTTGAGGAGCTTTGCCGGATGCTCGACGAGGTCCCCGATGAGGTCTGGCGAGCAGATGACGTGCTCGGGTGGGTTTACGAGTATTACAACACGAAACTACTCGACGACCTGCGGCAGAAAGGCGACCGCGTTGGTCTCGACCCCGAAGACGTCCCGCCTGCGAACCAGTTCTATACACCCCACTGGGTAGTCCGGATGCTCACCGACAACTCGCTCGGGAAGCTCTACCTCGAACACACTGGCGAGTTGCAGGACGTGGTCGAAGCCCAGGAAGAATTTAGCCCCGACGAGCGAAAGAATCGACCGCTTTCGCCCGAGGAGTCGCCCGATATTGCTGACTTCTGTACCTATCTCGTTCCGTCCGAAGAGGAAGGTGAGCCGACTGACTTCAAACACCCAAAGGAGCTTCACGTCATCGACCCCGCTTGTGGGAGTGGACATTTCCTGTTGTACGCCTTCGACGTGCTGGAGCGAATCTGGCGTGCCGAGACCGACCTGCCCCACGAGGAGATACCGCGGAAGATTCTGCAACACAACCTCTACGGCGTCGACCTCGACATGCGCGCCTGTCAACTGGCAGCGTTCAATCTGTATCTGAAGGGACGAACTCGGACCGAGGCCGAGGGAGCAGATGACTTCGAAATGCCCGAAGTCGGAATCGTCTGTGCAGACTCGTCAGTCGCCGATATCGACGGCGTCGAGGAGGTGTTCGACGAAGTGGCCGGTGACGACCAGAAAGTCGAAGGCGCACTTCGGCGCATCCTCGACGCGTTTGAGGAAGTTCACGGACTCGGGAGCCTACTCGACGTGCGTGGGACGCTGGGTGACCTGTTCGAGGACGACAGCGATGTAGGTGGCGTGCAGATTACCCTTGACGATGACCCCACAGAGAGCCACACGCTCGGGCAGGTTCTGCACAGCCTACGGGAGGCCGTCGATGAACACCGAGACTCGGACTCGTTCCTTGCACAGGACCTCCGAAGCTTCGTTCGGCTACTGGATATTCTGGCGCAAGACTACGACGTAGCTCTAATGAATCCTCCGTATGGGTCGCGGAACAGGATGCCAAATGTAGTTACTTCCTACGTAAACGAGCACTATCGCTATCGGCCTGAATTTTATATTAACTTCTTTGAAACGTGTGAGTCATTGGTTTCAGACGATGGTCGAGTTGGTATGCTAATACCGCGGACATTTATGTATAAGAGCTCTTTTGAAGACTTCAGAACCGATTTCGTCGGAAGTAGAGGTTCTTTTGACTTTTTGGCCGAATATGGTATTGGAGTATTAGATAACGCTACTGTGCGGACTGTTGGTAGTGTCGTGAGAATCGGAGCAGACAGCCAACAGTCACGGGGGAGTTTCTATAGACTCCATGATCTTAGCTCATCGAAAAAGGAAGAAGGGTTCTTACAGGCAGCATTTTCTGGTACTGAGGAAGAAGGTGTGAAGCGGTCGTTCGAAGTTGATATGGACGAGTTCCGAAGAGTTCCTGGAACACCAATCAACTACTGGGTTCCGGCTTCTATCAGACGGTTATATGAATCAGAGACCGTGTTTGATGCCATTAACGGGGATCTCGATCGGAAGAGCCACGGTACGACCAAACAGGGGCTGATAACTGGTAACAGCGATAGATTTGTTCGGAACTTCTGGGAATCAATTGATTTTGACTGGGTACCTCTAGCAACTGGTGGCGAGGACGCATGGGTAATCCCACAGGCAAATCAAACTGTCCTCTGGGAGGGTGAGGGGAGAGAGATTCGCAGAATCCAGAATTCCCGTACCAGAACGTTCAGTGTCCGATTTGACCAAGCCTTAGCATACAATCGGATCAAGGAAACAGCGAGACGGTTTGGGTTGCTGAATTCAGATTCCATATTCAGCGACACAGGTATGGTGTACGATCCGAATGATAGCCCATTCAAAACCCTTGCTTACGCAAACAGCGATATTCTAACCTACCTCGCACTAGGTCTTACAATCGGAAGGCACTGGAATACGACTGAAGTCGGTAAATTCCCCTGGCCTGATGAACTGGCTGAAGCTGACGCAATAAGTGATCTCGCACGACAACAGTTCTATACGCTAGTGAATATGAGGGTCCATGATTTGACCAGCCCGTATTATATTGGCCCTTCGTTGCTGCCCCACACAGGGGGCTCAGACTCGTTCTACGAGCACCCTCACGCGAAAGACGCACTGGATCATATCTCACACGATATATTCCCAAAACCTGAACAGACCATTCAGAAATCATCACGAATGGCTGAAAAGCTCCGATTGAAACAGCAGAGCGAGATGGAGCACGTTGCCTCGAAAATTGACAATTCCTTATTCGATGCGCTTTCGCTCGGAGACAGCGATAAAAAACAAGTCCGTCAAGAGATCTTCCTTCGAACATCAGAGTCCCCCGAAAATAGAGAGGTCCCGGATCCCGAATCTGTCCCTGAAGTCCCCGACAACATTGATACTCAGGTCAAAGACTTGGTTCATCACTTCGCGATGGAAGCCGTCCGTGAGGAGGATGACGGAGTCATTCCGCTCCACGGCACCGAAAGACAGGCAAACATGCTTGAACGCATCGTTGAGCGCTTCGAGGACGCCTACGGTGATTATGCTGAGGATAGATTAGTTGAGGTTGACAAGATCCTCGGGACAATATCTGCTACCGAAGAGGCCTACCCAAACCTCCGGGAGTTCACTAAGAACGACTTGTTCGACTACCACGTCAACACGTTGGAGAACACGCCGATCATCTGGAAACTCACCACAGAGCGGCTCATTGCCGACTCAACCGACGAGGGATTCGCGTGCTTCGTCGATTATCACAGTCTCGATTCAAGCCTGTTCGACAGGCTCGCGAACCGGTACCTCGAACCGCGGAAGGCCGAACTACGCGAGCGACGGAGCGCTGCAAACCGCCGCCGGGGTGATGACTCACTTTCGACCAATGAACAGGCCGAGGCGGCCGAGCAGTACGAACGCTGTGCGAGCGGTCTCAACCAGATTAGCGTCTTCGAAGAAATTATCCAGGAACTCGGCAGCACCGACGAACGGGACTTCGACGGCGAGGATCGCCAACGTGTCGAGGAACTGGCCCCGAAAGTCGCCACCTTCCGTGAGGAGACCAGCGAGCGCGTGGACGCACTGGCAGAACTGCGCGAACGCGAAGGCGAGAATTGGTTCAAAGACACCTTCTCGGATAAGTTCTGGGAGGCCGTCGACGAGTGGCGCGATGAGTGGCTCGACGCGCTTGACGAACTCGAACGCGCCTGCGAAGAATACGCTAAACCGGTTGATGAACCGGTAGAGGCACACCTCGCGGACCTATTCGATTACTTCAATTGGCGGCTCAAGGGCTCGGACCATTACTCCAGTACGGGCATCCTCTTCATGACCTACTACTTTGAGCGTGAGGGTGCTGACCTGCTCAATGAGGACGGTCAACCGTTTGAGAATCTCACCGAGACCGAAAGCTTGCTCGCCTCACTCGCGATGGGGCTTGACGACCCTTCGATCGTCGACAGTACGTATCTGGAGGCGATGACCGACGATGACGAAAGCGTCGACGACCTCCCGCCGCTTGCGGAGTTCAAGGCGTTGGCTGAGGAAATCGGTGACCGCTGCAAGGCTGTCGACAAGCGAATTCCATCGGATTGGTCCGACCGCGCGCTGTCGGAGATTACGACCGCCGGCTACCAGCCGAACCGGAAACACGGCGTCGAAATCAACATCACGCCGCTGGCGAACGCTGAGGTCGTTCCGAAGACTGTCGACGACAAAGTCCTGTAA